From Mycobacterium lacus, one genomic window encodes:
- a CDS encoding FAD-binding protein — MSTEIPATVKADAVESWSDDVDVVVIGFGIAGGCAAVSAASAGARVLVLERAAAAGGTTALAGGHFYLGGGTAVQQATGHPDSPEEMYKYLVAVSREPDHAKIRAYCDGSVEHFNWLEDLGFQFERSYFPGKAVIQPNTEGLMFTGNEKVWPFLEMAVPAPRGHKVPVPGDTGGAGMVIDLLLKRAASLGVQVRYETGATELIVDESGGVTGVMWKRFSETGAIMAKSVVIAAGGFVMNPEMVAKYTPKLAEKPFVLGNTYDDGLGIRLGVSAGGATQHMDQIFITAPPYPPSILLTGIIVNKLGQRFVAEDSYHSRTAGFIMDQPDSAAFLIVDEAHLEHPKMPLVPLIDGWETVPDMEAALGIPRGNLVATLDRYNTYAARGEDPDFHKQPEFLAPQDQGPWGAFDMSLGKAMYAGFTIGGLATSVDGQVLRADGTVVAGLYAAGACASNIAQDGKGYASGTQLGEGSFFGRRAGAHAAARTRGRPGYGNPFIPF, encoded by the coding sequence ATGAGCACAGAGATACCCGCGACGGTCAAGGCGGACGCAGTCGAGTCCTGGTCGGATGACGTCGACGTGGTGGTGATCGGCTTCGGCATCGCCGGCGGCTGCGCGGCAGTCAGCGCGGCGTCCGCCGGCGCCCGGGTGCTGGTGCTGGAGCGAGCCGCCGCGGCGGGCGGTACCACCGCCCTCGCGGGAGGACACTTCTATCTGGGCGGCGGGACCGCGGTGCAGCAGGCCACCGGCCATCCCGACTCGCCCGAGGAGATGTACAAGTACCTGGTCGCGGTGTCGCGGGAGCCCGATCACGCCAAGATTCGCGCTTACTGCGACGGCAGCGTTGAGCATTTCAATTGGTTGGAAGACTTGGGCTTTCAGTTCGAGCGCAGTTACTTCCCGGGCAAGGCGGTGATCCAGCCCAACACCGAAGGGTTGATGTTCACCGGCAACGAGAAGGTGTGGCCGTTCCTGGAGATGGCGGTGCCGGCGCCGCGCGGCCACAAGGTGCCGGTACCCGGCGACACCGGCGGCGCCGGCATGGTGATTGATCTGCTGCTCAAGCGAGCCGCCAGCCTGGGCGTGCAGGTCCGCTATGAGACCGGCGCGACCGAGTTGATAGTGGACGAATCCGGCGGGGTAACCGGGGTGATGTGGAAGCGGTTCTCCGAAACCGGTGCAATCATGGCGAAGTCGGTGGTCATCGCCGCCGGGGGATTCGTCATGAACCCGGAGATGGTGGCCAAATACACGCCGAAGTTAGCCGAGAAGCCATTCGTGCTCGGCAACACCTACGACGACGGCCTGGGCATCCGGCTGGGCGTCTCGGCCGGCGGAGCCACCCAGCACATGGACCAGATCTTCATTACGGCTCCGCCGTACCCGCCGTCGATCCTGCTCACCGGGATCATCGTCAACAAACTCGGACAGCGGTTCGTGGCCGAGGACTCCTACCATTCCAGGACGGCTGGGTTCATCATGGATCAGCCCGATAGCGCGGCGTTCTTGATCGTCGACGAGGCGCACTTGGAACACCCGAAGATGCCGCTGGTGCCACTGATCGACGGTTGGGAAACCGTGCCCGACATGGAAGCAGCGCTTGGCATCCCGCGGGGCAATTTGGTCGCGACGCTGGACCGCTACAACACCTACGCGGCGCGCGGCGAGGATCCCGACTTCCATAAGCAGCCGGAATTCCTTGCGCCGCAAGATCAAGGCCCGTGGGGGGCGTTCGATATGTCGCTCGGCAAGGCGATGTATGCCGGGTTCACCATCGGCGGGCTGGCCACATCGGTGGACGGTCAAGTTCTGCGCGCCGACGGCACGGTGGTGGCCGGCCTCTATGCGGCCGGTGCAT